The Conger conger chromosome 11, fConCon1.1, whole genome shotgun sequence genome includes the window agaccgtgagaaggatagagagagagagagagagtgtgtgtgagagagagagagagagagagagagcgaggcgagagagagagagagagagagagagagagagtgtgtgtgagagagagcgagagagagagtgtgtgtgagagagagagagagagagagagagagagagagagagtgtgtgagagagagagagagagagagtgtgtgtgagagagagagagagagagagagagagagagagagagagagtgtgagagagagagagagagagagagagcgagagagagagagtgtgtgagagagagagagagtgtgagagagtgtgagtgtgagagagagagagagagagagagagagagagagagagagcgcgggcGCTGGGCGGAGCCTCACCGGGTGGTAGATGTTGTAGAAGCTCTTGCAGGTGGGGAAGGTGTAGTTGGGGTCGATGCGCTTCAGGCCGCGCACCGTGAGGAACATGCCGATGGGCGAGCCGAAGGCGAAGAACACCTGCGGCTGGAAGGCCAGCTGGGGGTAGTGTATCGACACCTGGGGGCCACAGGACAGAGCGGGGGCCACAGCTCAAACACGGCCGTGACGCGTCTGAAACAGGGCTGTCAGCTGCACTGAACGGCTGGACACTACAAGACTGAGGCAACACAACTCTAACTTTGAgattatttctgtatttccagTCAGAAGTTTGGACACACCGCACCCTTTCTCTgctatgttttatttcctgtcaTCAATCAGAtaaagcagaaaagggcaaggtgtgtccacaCTGGTACTGTTTACTGAAGAATCATAAAAACGTCCATGTCACTGTAACATTTAATTGGAGGGAATAACTGTGTACTGCCCTGCATAAAAAGCAGTAGTTCTCTAAACCCATCACCTTATACAGTTTTTAAAAACCAAGCTATGCACCATTACACCATATTTATTATGGAATTATCATCCAAATATCAagatgcactgtacatactgGTGCCTGTTTATCAAACATCAGATGGCAGCGGGACTGGGAATctgtccaatcacagagcagggaAGACTGTGCTCCAGCCTATCAAAGTTAGCGAGAGTCAGACCTCCCTAAAAACACAACTTGCATTGTGTGCAGCAGACCAAGGCAGCATTCACAAACAGAGGCAACAACACAAGATGACCAGCTCAAAACGAGCCAGGAAAGGTCACGTCATCCAATGAATTCACTCGCAAACCCATCGACACCAACTCAATCAGAGGCATCGGCACCAGCTCATGCCCTCTGTCCAATGGGGTGCAGCAATAGACGGCACAACATGCTCATATAAAACAGCTGCTGCAAGCGCAGAGCCACATTTTGAGCTGAATTCATCCCAGACAACGGACCATTCAGACAGTTAAAGTTATATCGAGGCAATGTTACGTGATGGAATGAGGTTATAATGAAACCACACGCAGACGTCAACACTGTGAACACCTGAAATACGCTCACACGTCACAGGGAGATGATTCCAGAGCAGATGGAGAAAGAGGCCCTTATTTGGAGCGAGGAGCAGGGTGGAGGCAGGATGGAGGACACGGAccccagagagagggcagaaggggcagggtggggtagcACAGAAcccagagagagggcagaaggggcagggtggggtagcACAGAAcccagagagagggcagaaggggcagggtggggtagcACAGAccccagagagagggcagaaggGGCAGGGTGGAGTAGCACAGAccccagagagagggcagaaggggtggggcagggtggggtagcACAGAccccagagagagggcagaaggGGCAGGATGGGGTAGCACAGAccccagagagagggcagaaggggtggggcagggtggggtagcACAGACCCCAGAGAGGGCAgaaggggcagggtggggtagcACAGAccccagagagagggcagaaggggcagggtggggtagcACAGACCCCAGAGAGGGCAgaaggggcagggtggggtagaggcaGGATGGAGGACACGGAccccagagagagggcagaaggggcagggtggggtagcACAGAccccagagagagggcagaaggGGCAGGATGGGGTAGAGGCAGGATGGAGGACACGGAccccagagagagggcagaaggggcagggtggggtagaggcaGGATGGAGGACACGGAccccagagagagggcagaaggGGCAGGATGGGGTGGAGGCAGGATGGGCACGCAGCACGCagtgagagcagcacacagtgaAACACGGCACAGAATGGGAGGAGGCGGCACTCCAAAAACACAGATGGAGGAGGACGGGTGgacaaggagagagggaggagtggaaGGGGCTCTCTCCCCGCCTCCCCAGCTCAGAGCACCAACCTGCCCCATGGCCACGCCCCGATTCGGCTGTCCCGGCAGGcgagggggagcgggggggggtggggtgagagAACAGGAGGTCTGCGTTAGGGACCTGAGCCCCTGGCTACACTATGAAGCCCTACAAGCAACACATCGACCAATGCCACCAAAAGAAATTACAACGTAATAAAACAGAATGTAATCATATCATCTAATACAAGCAATGCTGGTCTTCAAGAACTAACTGTGACATACTCCCACAGATCAAAGCAAGATGCAGTGACTGTTCAAAATTCAAGTGGTAGCTTTTAATGAAATCTACTCACTATTTCTAAAACCATTTTCCTCAGTGTAGTAAAAGGTGATGGTTTACTTTCACAGAACTAAAAGGACAGCGCGACAGTACTTGGATTAGCCAACCAAAATGGGCCTTAAATGAAACTGCAAATGACTCCCCAGAAGATAAACAAAGATCTaccctgaagaaaaaaaaaaaacaccaagcCCCATAATGCATCTGCAGTGTAGGGCTTCGGCCTCGGTGCACCTTGACAGCAGGGCTGGAAAAAAGATATTCTATGTACCCCCGCGATGGCTACATCGCGCAGCCCCACTTGGTAGCCATGCAGGGTGGGCCATGATGCTCATGCAGCTGCAGCTgaagcgttagcgttagcgttaacGTTAGCGGAGTTCCCAGCCTGACGAAAAACGCTGATCCACTCCAGACCGCTCTCGAGCCTCCACTGGTCCCGTGCACAGAGCGGTGGCTGAAGGGCCAGGTCCCGGTCCGTGCCGTTACCTGTCCGATTCCCACGTCGAAGTACTCGTAGTCCACGGCGCTGGTGGAGAGGGGCCGCAGGACGGGGTGGCGCCCGGGGCCGCCCCCGGGAGAGATCCGGAAGGTTCCGCTCCTCCCGGCTCGCCTGCAGGCCCGGGGCCAGGACCGGCACGCCCAGCCGGCACTcctgagggggagagacagcGTTACTATATACAACCCCAAAACAGGGCTttatcacagaaacacacacacacacacacacacacacacacacacacacaacacacacgcaacacacacgcaacaccacacacacacacacacacaaggcactCCTGAGGGGAAGAGACAGCGTTACTATAACAACCCCCAAAACAGGGCTTTatcacagaaacactcacacacaacacacacacacacacacacaccacactcacactcacactcacactcacactcacactcacactcacactcacacactcacactcacactcacactcacacacacacggcactcCTGAGGGGGGGAAGAGACAGCGCTACACAACAGGGCTttatcacagagacacacacaacacaccaaatacaccaaacacatacaacacactcCCGGCACtcctgaggggggagagaagcgTTACAATAACAACCCCCACAGCAGGGctttacaacacaacacaacacaacacaacacaacacaacacaacacaacacaacacaacacaacacaacacacaaacacaacacaaacacaacacacacacacacacacacacacacacacacacacacacacacacacacacaccaacccggCACTCCTAAGCGGGAAGACCCAGCGCtataaaaaacccaaaacagggCTCtatcacagaaacacaacacaacacacacacactcatacacaacaccccacacacataacacacacaccacatacacacacacacacacacacacacacacacacacacacacacacacagcactcctgAGGGGGGAAGAGACAGCGCTACAATAACAGCCCACTACAGCGCTTTATCTCACACACCGTTTCCACATTCCAGCCCTAACCGCTATTGTCTGGACCCGGGGAGGGCAGGAAGCCTGGCTCTATCAGCGGACACATCTCCCCCTTCCCACAGCCCGCCCTGGGGCTGTCAGGATCTCCCCCTTCCCCACAACCCGCCCGTCAGGATCTCCCCCTTCCCCACAACCCGCCCTGGGGCCCTCAGGGTCTCCCCACTACCCCACAACCCGCCCTGGGGCCCTCAGGATCTCCCCACTACCCCACAGCCTGCCCTGGGGCCCTCAGGATCTCCCCACTACCCCACAGCCCGCCCTGGGGCCCTCAGGGTCTCCCCACTAACCCACAGCCACCCTGGGGCCCTCAGGATCTCCCCACTACCCCACAGCCCGGCCTGGGGCTACCAGGAGCCGTGTGTGGGGCCCTCAGGATCTCCCCACTAACCCACAGCCGCCCTGGGGCCCTCAGGATCTCCCCACTACCCCACAGCCTGCCCTGAGGCCCTCAGGATCTCCCCACTACCCCACAGCCTGCCCTGAGGCCCTCAGGATCTCCCCACTACCCCATAGTCCTCCCTGGGGCTACCAGGAGCCGTGTGTGGGGCTCGGGGGTATGAAAACACAGGTTCTCACCTGAAGGACTCTTCTCCTCCGGGTGAAACCCAGGATCTTCTTACGCGGGTCCCAGCGGGAGTCCAAGGTCCTTCAAATCGCTGTCTGAGCAAAGAGCCTGaccagtgaggagagagagggagagagagagggagagagagagagggggagcggggggagagggggagagggagagagagggagaggggggagagggagagaggggggaaagggagatcgagagagagagagagagagagagagagagagggagagggagagaaacagagagagagagagcgagagagagagagagaggggtcagagtTTCTGTCTGAGGGTTTTTCTCTCAGGTCTGGGCCTGGCATCGGTCAGACACCCACCAGAGAGTCCAGGTCCATCTGCTCCTTCTTCAGCAGGGCCAGgtgttcctccaggcccagtgTGTGCAGAGCCTCCTCCAGGCTGGAGAAGTCCGGAGGGCCCGCCTCCCCGTTGGCTGTGCCCTGACAGAGAGGGAAGCACAAAGTGTTATGAAGGGAGACCGGCCGTACACCGTTTTAGTCTgtttcacactgctgtgtggAAAACAAAGCATGAGcgattctgtgtgtgagtgtgtgtgtgtgtgtgtgtgtgtgcgtgtgtgtacgtgaatgcgggtgtgtgtgtgtttgtgtatgtgcatgcctgagtgtatgtgtgtgtacactgcatgcatgtgtgtatatgtgtgtgcacactgtatgcatgtgcgtgtgagtgtatgtgaatgagtgcgtatgtgtctgCACACtgaatgcgtgtgtatgcgtgtgtgtgtgtgtgtgtgtgtgtgtgtgtgcatgagtatatactgtacgcatgtgtgtgcaagtgtataTACCGtatgcatttattaaaaatcctGCATGAAAGTCTGAAATTCTATTTGAATCCAGTCATGCCCTTCACTGATAAGGAGTTTACTGCAGCACCTCATCATTGGGCTAAACTGAGTCATGTTACTGCACTAACAGTAGATGGCAGCACTGAGCCCAAACCGTTACCATCAGCTGAATTAGTACAAACATCAAAGATTAAAGATTGGCACCATTTCATAAAGAAACCGTCGAAATAAGGCACGTCCCAAACGTCCTAATAAAAAGAGGAATGTTCAAACGAGGTCTGGAATCTGTTCACGCAGCAGACcctatctttgttgtacaggtagcagttgaaatcgtacttccctctcgggtctttcagcgcacttatccctggttatgggtatgcactttgttgtacgtcgctctggataagagcgtctgccaaatgccaataatgtaatgtaatgtaatgtagacccTGAGACAGGACACCAGACACCTACCTGCTGACCACCAGCGTCACTTCCACTGGTTTTCTGGTTCGTCAAGAGGTCAAACAGGATGAGAGAGCCTGGGTGAAGAAAGTCAATCTTTcagtaaatatttcacatttctgttttttagcaaacaATGTTCACTACTTCCGTTGAAAACATAAACATGACGGTTGCACAAGGGACGACATTTTTGTCCAGGTAATTTTACGTGGGTAGGAAAGCCAGGGCATTCCGCCTCAACCGAACCCTACTGTTGCTTGTCAGATGTACTTGCTATTTCCAGGACAAAGGCACTTCAACAAAGGCACTAATGCACCGAGGCGAAGGGGAATTCAGCAGTAGGTTAATTCTCGGATGCCTAAGCATCAATACTAAACTGTGTCTCAGGGCACTCTCACGCCTGCCTCGCTTATTCCGTTTCAATCCAACCCCGGTgggttccccccctcccccggtgggttccccccctcccccggtggGTTCCCCCCCTGCCCTGGTGTGGTTCTTTTGGGCAGGTGTGAATACAGCAGTAGAACCCTGGTCTGGACAAAAACAACCGTACCAGACCCGGTTGAGGCGGTGGTCTCGGTCCGGTTACAATCAAACTCTGGAGCGGATCATTCGCGGTGAGAACACGATCTGACCCAATTACAGGAAGCatcgtgcattttgggtataACCGGCTGCAGTAACAGGATAaagaaaagtttttgtttttggtacaTCCCAAATTCAGCAAACTATAGGCATGAAAGCGCCCTTAATAAggcccagggagagagaggtggcggGGGGAACGGCCTCAGGGGAGACCCACCCAGGCTGTGCCCAGCCACCGACACGGCCCCGGTGAACTGCGGGTGTCTCTGCTGGAACAGGTGGTACAGGCGGTTGACCTCGGAGGACACCGTGTCCACGATGGTCTGGCAGTACGTGGGGCTGTTGTAGAAGAAGAGGTCCAGCAGCGTGTCGTTGGTGAAGTGACGCAACCGACTGATGCTGGGGAGAGTGATCCTCTGAAtgtccctgagagagagggagagggagaggagggagagagagggagggagggagagggagagggagagagagagagagggggggagggggagagagagggagagggagagagggagggagagagagagggagggagggagagggagagagagggggggagggggagagagagggggggggagagaaaacgagagggagagggagagagagaaggagagggagggagggagagagggagagagagagagaggggggggagggggagagaaaaggagagagagggagggggagagagagggggcagggaggagagagggggagaggcagggagtgagagagagagatggggaaagagggaggaagagagagagcaagagagtgagagagagagaaagggagagggagagcgataaGGAGAAAGGAAGATGGTACAGCTACTGTTACACCTTGTCCATTGAGTTACGCTCAGTTTACAGCACCTTTTATGAACTACAGGCCAACACCACTCTCCTATATCCCCCAACCTCCTAATTAAAGAGGACCACCAGCATGTTCTCCATTCCATCAGGAGAAAAAGACAGGCAGTGTGGATAGGAGTACACAGTGTGGATAAGAGTACACAGTGTGGAGGCAGTGTGGATAAGAGTACACAGTGTGGATAAGAGTACACAGTGTGGAGGCAGTGTGGATAAGAGTACACAGTGTGGAGGCAGTGTGGATAAGAGTACACAGTGTGGAGGCAGTGTGGATAAGAGTACACAGTGTGGAGGCAGTGTGGATAAGAGTACACAGTGTGGAGGCAGTGTGGATAAGAGTACACAGTGTGGAGGCAGTGTGGATAAGAGTACACAGTGTGGAGGCAGTGTGGATAAGAGTACACAGTGTGGATAAGAGTACACAGTGTGGAGGCAGTGTGGATAAGAGTACACAGTGTGGATAAGTGCACACAGTGAGGAGGCAGTGTGGATAAGAGTACACAGTGTGGAGGCAGTGTGGATAAGTGCACACAGTGTGGATAAGAGTACACAGTGTGGAGGCAGTGTGGATAAGAGTACACAGTGTGGATAAGAGTACACAGTGTGGATAAGTGCACAGTGTGGAGGCAGTGTGGATAAGAGGCAGAGGTCTTACTCATCCACCCCAGTGGCGTCTCCGTGCAGGGCGCTGTGCCAGTTGACTGGGAGGAACTCCACACGCCCGATCTTCTGCTCGTCCTGGGCCTTTTTGAAGTGCGTGTTGAGCAGACTGAGAGAGGCGCTCCTGAAGTCattcactgcagagagagagggaggagggggtaaTAACAGCAGCGTGTACCaagtgtgctcagagatgcacATTTCAGCTGTTAAAACACAGAAGTGTTTGTACCTCAGAGTAATTTCAACACTTTCTATTGCATgtaaattgcatgtaaaatacaGTCATCACACTCCAGGATCGACTGGTACATATTCGTTATGAGGCAGCCAGGAACTCAGAACTTTAGCTATTCCACGAGTGAAATAGCGACAAGATCAAATGGTCATTGGAGCTTTGAGTTAATGCGTCAGAGGGGGATCAaatcatacactcagtgagcactttaataggtagacctgtacaccagcttgttattgctAATATTTAaccagctaatcatgtggcaatagcaaaatgcataaaagcatgcagacatggttgagaagtttagctgtttttcagaccaaatgtcagaatggagaagacatgtgatcgaagtgactttgaccgtggaatgattgttggtgccagattttagtatctcagaaactgctgatctcctgggattttcacgcacaacagtctctagagtttgcagagaatggagcgaaaaaaaccctgaatccagggagcagcagttctgcgggccttgttaatgagaggtgagtggagaagggccagacccgTCGAAGccaacaggaaggtgacagtaatgcaaataacgacacattacattacattacattacattattggcatttggcagacactcttatccagagcgacgtacagttgattagactaagcaggagacaatcctccccctggagcaatgcagggttaagggccttgctcaagggcccaacggctgtgtggatcttattgtggctacacaattATTGTGGCTTATTGcggcttattgtggctgcaccctACATTTTTTTAGGGTGAAGTCATTCTATGCCTGAAGAAAACAGTGGCTGTCCATAATCCACAGTACACacattattgtggctacaccggggattgaactactggccttgcgtgtcccagtcatgtaccttaaccacaatgctacaggccgccttgaGGCCGCATACAAGAGTGGTAtgaagagcttctctgaacacacaatgcgtcatacaggataggctacagcagtagaagtctaaaaaataaatctaataaatacctaataaagtgctcagtgagtgcatttgTTATTAGGAATTaggtctctcaccctctccaggAAAAAATCTTTGGCATTACCATTGGCTTTCAATGGATATTACCGGCCCAAGCAGGCACTTAGCTATGGTAGTGTAAGAGGGGTCTGACTCCCAGGCTGATAAAAGGGGtcgggggtcgggggtcgggggtcaggggTACGCACCACACTGGATGATGCTGCGGAAGCGCAGATCGCAGGCAGGGCCGATCCCGTGCACCATGAACACCAGGTGGTCCACCGTCTCCGGTTCCCCTGGAGACCGGGCGACACGCGACACGACACGCTGACCGTcactcgcatgcacacagagCCCCGCCCACATCCCCGCAAGCACCGCCTCCCTCTGAGCATCATCAAATACACACGCTTCATTGGTTGTTCACGTCAACATAGCAGCGAATCACTATCTGCTGCCTTCAGTGGTGCAGAATCAAACTCCCCTGGACATATCAGCACATCACACAATTCATGTCTAAAAGCATTCAGAGGAACGGTGACATGAGTCACAATATTGTGGGGGGAAGTCTATTAGTTAACTGCATCACAGTATTTCAGCCTGGAGGCAGTAACACTCCGCTGCAGCTATACACAccgatgcattgtgggaacggGCGAGAGAGCTGAGGGCTGCTCACCGTCGGGGATCTCCACGACGATGTTCTCGATGCCCCTCTTCACAGTGCGGGGGCGGGTCTGCTCGGAGGGCGACGACACCCACTCCTCCtgcatgctgattggctggtacTGCATGATGAGCTGAgagcacaggaggaggaggaggaggaggaggggccacTTGTTGGTGCTGCAGTGATCACGTAAACTACAGCTGTGCCACGAATCTCGCTTATCAGCTGGGTCTGTGAGGCGGGGTTTGTTAAGCAATCACATTCCATAAACCCCATGACTTCACTCAGAAACCTTCTACGTCCAAGTCCAATAACAGAGGACAGTATACAGGCTATCCAGGGCAATCGCCTCAGTTCAAAGTAAACAAAAAGACCCCCAGGATTTCCATTCTAAAACGGGTATTCCTAACGCACACAGCATTTGATGATTATATTGCGGTTCCGGCACGTATCTAACATGGTATAGAGATATAGGTGGGACTGGTGCACTCAGGTGAAAGATGGCAGAGCCTGCCCACCTGTTTGGGAGGCGGGGAGTCTCACCTTGGGGTTGTGCAAGATGACGGTTTCTCCGGTGGGAAATTCAAGCCTCCTCTTCCATTCATCCAGAGTCACTGCAATCATGTAGGCATCCTGTGAAAACAGGAGTTTAATACAGTAATACAGATCTCAAAAAAAGTGCACAAAAATCGTGCTAAAGAGGATTGTGCCAAGGGGAAAGACTAAAGAAGGCAAATTGAGATCAATTACATATTCATTTCTCTATAATACAATAGGTAGCATCTCCTCAACTAGAATACCCCCCTAGTCGATAgccaccattttggctcaaacACTTTTCACGTTTAAACAGGCCTATTTGAAAGCACCCATCATCTAGTCGCACCGTGGTCTCCAGTACAAAGTGGTTTAACCCACTTTCACGGAAAAAACAGCTTTTTACTGGTTGCATAACACCAcagttattttgtttcattaatgTCTTCTATAACATAAGTTTCTCCTCAGTTATACACCGTTGACATCAACAGTAAATACTTGGATGCACTTCCTCAGACGCCAGGTT containing:
- the LOC133140360 gene encoding LOW QUALITY PROTEIN: phospholipase DDHD2-like (The sequence of the model RefSeq protein was modified relative to this genomic sequence to represent the inferred CDS: deleted 2 bases in 2 codons), whose amino-acid sequence is MSQSAEALGGPPEPAPRITVEDLSNPPGQSPPGPQPHASTSSEQNAPRVEETSPSSTGSFEIIDMDAVPPEYEAVLPHWFYCRRADAKDSWLPFSREDSQRLEEASGAGGKEEVVVATEGERYDVKLRERKRYAVYWEQAPSEVRRCTWFYKGDKDSRYMPYPEEFSEALEDAYMIAVTLDEWKRRLEFPTGETVILHNPKLIMQYQPISMQEEWVSSPSEQTRPRTVKRGIENIVVEIPDGEPETVDHLVFMVHGIGPACDLRFRSIIQCVNDFRSASLSLLNTHFKKAQDEQKIGRVEFLPVNWHSALHGDATGVDEDIQRITLPSISRLRHFTNDTLLDLFFYNSPTYCQTIVDTVSSEVNRLYHLFQQRHPQFTGAVSVAGHSLGSLILFDLLTNQKTSGSDAGGQQGTANGEAGPPDFSSLEEALHTLGLEEHLALLKKEQMDLDSLALCSDSDLKDLGLPLGPRKKILGFTRRRRVLQECRLGVPVLAPGLQASREERNLPDLSRGRPRAPPRPRPLSTSAVDYEYFDVGIGQVSIHYPQLAFQPQVFFAFGSPIGMFLTVRGLKRIDPNYTFPTCKSFYNIYHPFDPVAYRIEPMIVSDVEIEPMLIPHHKGRKRMHLELRESLTRMSTDLKNNVLGSLRTAWQSFSRLPIAALPPVGEAECATATVESPPDSTDAGKESVKRKECKPDFWKKILDWPRVINLNYFQGVKVEEAESPQETPSEEQNIQIGMLNGGRRIDYVLQEKPIESFNEYLFAIQSHLCYWESEDTALLLLKEIYEKLGVVFEQ